The following proteins are co-located in the Bordetella bronchialis genome:
- a CDS encoding thiamine pyrophosphate-binding protein — MDQLTGAEAMVRMLQAYGVEHIFGLCGDTSLPFYDALYRLDHGMRHVLTRDERSAGYMADAYARVSGKVGVCEGPSGGGATYLLPGLVEANESSIPVLGITSDVAVGSRGRYPLTELDQEALYRPLTKWNRTIDRADQIPGMVRAAFRAMTGGKPGAAHLCFPYDVMKQKVDAADIWAQPEHGRFPAMRYAPDPADIARAAGLLAQARTPVILCGGGVVIAGACEALRTLAESLKAAVCVTVSGQGSLADTHPLNAGVVGSNGGVLATRDVVAAADVVLFVGCRAGSTSTEHWRFPSRDTTILHIDIDPMVVGANYRTEVGMVGDARLALEALNAEVAARLAHRPAGATDGAVLAGKARAARAAQLESLASSTERPIRPERVVKTLNRLLPDDAVVCADPGTPCPYFSAYYDAARPGRHFITNRAHGALGYSLSAAFGAWFGRPQSKCVAVMGDGSFGFTVGELETIVRHKAPLLMVVFSNSVYGWIKASQKAGYDQRYYSVDFDRTDHARVAEAYGVKAWRVEDPAQLESALRAAMEHDGPALVDVLAQPLQDAAAPVSQWMG; from the coding sequence ATGGATCAACTGACCGGCGCCGAAGCCATGGTGCGCATGCTCCAGGCCTATGGGGTGGAACATATTTTCGGCCTGTGCGGGGATACCAGCCTGCCTTTCTACGACGCGCTGTACCGCCTGGATCATGGCATGCGGCACGTGCTGACGCGCGACGAGCGCAGCGCGGGCTATATGGCCGACGCCTACGCCCGCGTCAGCGGCAAGGTGGGCGTCTGCGAAGGTCCCAGCGGCGGTGGCGCCACCTATCTGCTGCCGGGGCTGGTGGAAGCCAACGAGTCCTCCATCCCGGTGCTGGGTATCACGTCGGATGTGGCGGTCGGGTCGCGCGGCCGCTATCCCTTGACCGAGCTGGACCAGGAAGCGCTCTATCGGCCGCTGACCAAGTGGAACCGCACCATAGACCGCGCAGACCAGATTCCCGGCATGGTGCGCGCCGCCTTCCGCGCGATGACCGGCGGCAAGCCGGGCGCGGCCCACCTGTGCTTTCCGTATGACGTGATGAAGCAGAAAGTGGATGCCGCCGATATCTGGGCCCAGCCCGAGCATGGCCGCTTCCCCGCCATGCGCTACGCGCCGGACCCGGCCGACATCGCGCGGGCGGCCGGGCTGCTGGCGCAGGCCCGCACGCCGGTCATCCTGTGCGGCGGCGGCGTGGTCATCGCCGGCGCCTGCGAGGCGCTGCGCACGCTGGCCGAATCCCTGAAGGCCGCCGTGTGCGTCACGGTCAGCGGGCAGGGCAGCCTGGCCGACACGCATCCCTTGAATGCCGGGGTGGTGGGCTCCAACGGCGGCGTGCTGGCCACGCGCGACGTGGTGGCCGCCGCCGACGTGGTGCTATTCGTGGGCTGCCGCGCGGGATCGACCTCCACCGAGCACTGGCGCTTCCCCAGCCGCGATACGACCATCCTGCACATCGACATCGATCCCATGGTCGTGGGCGCGAACTACCGTACCGAAGTGGGCATGGTCGGCGATGCCCGCCTGGCGCTGGAGGCCCTGAACGCGGAGGTCGCGGCGCGCCTGGCGCATCGACCGGCCGGCGCCACCGACGGCGCGGTGCTGGCGGGCAAGGCCCGCGCCGCCCGTGCCGCGCAACTGGAGTCCCTGGCGTCGTCCACGGAGCGCCCCATCCGGCCCGAGCGCGTCGTCAAGACGCTCAATCGCCTGCTGCCGGACGATGCGGTCGTCTGCGCGGACCCCGGCACGCCATGCCCGTATTTTTCCGCCTACTACGATGCCGCGCGCCCGGGCCGGCATTTCATTACCAATCGTGCCCATGGGGCGCTGGGCTATTCGCTGTCGGCCGCCTTCGGCGCATGGTTCGGCCGTCCCCAGTCCAAATGCGTGGCCGTCATGGGAGACGGCAGCTTCGGGTTCACGGTCGGCGAACTGGAAACCATCGTCCGCCACAAGGCCCCGCTGCTGATGGTGGTGTTCTCGAATTCCGTCTACGGGTGGATCAAGGCCAGCCAGAAGGCCGGCTACGACCAGCGCTACTACAGCGTGGACTTCGACCGTACCGACCATGCCCGCGTGGCCGAGGCCTATGGCGTAAAAGCATGGCGGGTGGAGGATCCCGCGCAGCTGGAGTCCGCGCTGCGCGCGGCGATGGAGCACGATGGCCCGGCGCTGGTGGACGTGCTGGCCCAGCCGCTGCAGGATGCCGCCGCGCCGGTCAGTCAGTGGATGGGCTAG
- a CDS encoding tripartite tricarboxylate transporter substrate binding protein produces MIAKPYQTVSARPLRRRLAVAAALCALAVGAIGVAPAARAADEKPLILVVPYPPGGSTDILARILQPKLSERMHGRSVIVENRAGAASQIATAFVARSAPDGNTLLVSFDNHAINPAAKTNLPYDTFKDFVGISQTVRFPLVIGANPGVPGDTLSAFFDAARKNPRKQYNFASTGVGSLNHLAPEQLKRLSGVDLLHVPYGGGGPAVQAVVGGQADMTWLSYAALRGQIQAGKIKPLAVAGEKRLPDLPKVPTVAESGFPGFEAYSWSGMFAPAKTPPATVKALTADFQAVLADPEVRRKLTEAGFEVIGSDGPALDAYVQREYQRWDQFIKTNHINLEN; encoded by the coding sequence ATGATCGCCAAGCCATACCAAACCGTTTCCGCCCGGCCCCTGCGCCGGCGCCTGGCCGTGGCCGCCGCGCTATGCGCGCTGGCCGTCGGGGCGATAGGTGTCGCGCCCGCGGCCCGGGCCGCCGACGAAAAGCCGCTGATCCTGGTCGTGCCTTATCCGCCCGGCGGCAGCACCGACATCCTGGCGCGCATCCTGCAGCCCAAACTGTCCGAGCGCATGCATGGCCGATCGGTCATCGTGGAAAACCGCGCCGGCGCGGCCAGCCAGATCGCCACCGCCTTCGTCGCGCGCTCCGCGCCCGATGGCAATACCCTGCTGGTCAGCTTCGACAACCACGCCATCAACCCGGCCGCCAAGACCAACCTGCCCTACGACACTTTCAAGGACTTCGTCGGGATCAGCCAGACCGTGCGTTTCCCGCTGGTGATCGGCGCCAATCCCGGCGTGCCGGGCGATACCCTGAGCGCCTTCTTCGACGCGGCCCGCAAGAATCCGCGCAAGCAATACAACTTCGCTTCCACGGGCGTCGGTTCGCTGAACCACCTGGCGCCCGAGCAGCTCAAGCGCCTGTCGGGCGTCGATCTGCTGCACGTGCCCTATGGCGGCGGCGGTCCGGCCGTGCAGGCCGTGGTGGGCGGCCAGGCCGACATGACGTGGCTGAGCTACGCGGCCCTGCGTGGGCAGATCCAGGCCGGCAAGATCAAGCCCCTGGCCGTCGCCGGCGAGAAGCGCCTGCCCGACCTGCCCAAGGTGCCCACCGTGGCGGAATCCGGCTTCCCGGGCTTCGAGGCCTATTCCTGGAGCGGCATGTTCGCGCCGGCCAAGACTCCACCGGCCACGGTCAAGGCGTTGACCGCCGACTTCCAGGCGGTGCTGGCCGACCCCGAGGTGCGCCGCAAACTGACCGAAGCCGGTTTCGAGGTCATCGGCTCCGACGGCCCGGCGCTGGACGCCTACGTCCAGCGCGAATACCAGCGCTGGGACCAGTTCATCAAGACCAATCACATCAATCTGGAAAACTGA
- a CDS encoding cysteine dioxygenase family protein: MQHRSPPPALAPLCDSILAARHLSGEGLLGALARGVAGADAGGALDAVCPDALAAPRDGYSRHVAYADPQGHFTVVYLVWPSGQFSPVHGHRTWCAYQVVRGELTETLHDWDAAAQCARPRQRVRRLPGDIVTAAPGLGQIHQLGNAGTDVAVSLHVYGVDEQAIATGVNHVVACMPAVGLPPSPSTD; the protein is encoded by the coding sequence ATGCAACACCGTTCCCCGCCGCCCGCGCTCGCGCCCCTCTGCGATTCGATTCTCGCGGCCCGCCACCTTTCCGGCGAAGGGCTGCTGGGCGCCCTGGCCCGCGGCGTGGCCGGCGCGGATGCCGGCGGCGCGCTGGACGCCGTATGCCCGGATGCGCTCGCCGCGCCGCGCGACGGCTATTCCCGGCACGTCGCCTATGCGGACCCGCAGGGGCATTTCACGGTCGTTTACCTGGTCTGGCCTTCCGGCCAGTTCAGCCCGGTCCATGGACACCGGACGTGGTGCGCCTACCAGGTCGTGCGCGGCGAGCTCACGGAAACCCTCCATGACTGGGACGCCGCGGCGCAGTGCGCGCGCCCGCGACAGCGCGTACGGCGTCTGCCGGGCGATATCGTGACCGCGGCCCCCGGCCTGGGCCAGATCCACCAGCTGGGCAATGCGGGCACCGACGTCGCCGTGTCGCTGCATGTGTATGGCGTCGACGAGCAGGCCATCGCCACGGGCGTGAACCATGTCGTGGCCTGCATGCCTGCCGTGGGCCTGCCGCCTAGCCCATCCACTGACTGA
- a CDS encoding VOC family protein has product MTAAATATELDHAVIMVRDRLEQAAPHFERQGYTLSETEVHNLGSWNRLIVLEHSYVELLGWPPGKPPARKEIADSPLGLEALVLRTEDAEATYERLRAAGYAVNPVQVLTRPAKVAGQVMEARFHTVRFAEQPIPGIRLYFCRHLTPACVWQPALMKHANGARAVAEVAAHGRDPAALAARFADVADVVAQPAEGGEWIVPLGHARLRIRPSAGQGDGLDTLTLVDRDGRASVLDTGF; this is encoded by the coding sequence ATGACGGCGGCCGCCACGGCGACGGAACTGGACCACGCGGTCATCATGGTGCGGGACCGCCTGGAACAGGCGGCGCCGCACTTCGAGCGCCAGGGCTACACCCTTAGCGAGACCGAAGTCCACAACCTGGGTTCGTGGAACCGCCTGATCGTGCTCGAGCATTCCTATGTCGAGCTGCTGGGATGGCCGCCGGGCAAGCCGCCGGCCCGCAAGGAAATCGCCGATTCGCCTCTGGGGCTGGAGGCCCTGGTCCTGCGCACCGAAGACGCCGAGGCCACCTACGAAAGGCTGCGGGCCGCCGGTTACGCCGTGAATCCCGTGCAGGTACTGACGCGTCCGGCCAAAGTCGCCGGACAGGTCATGGAAGCGCGCTTTCATACGGTTCGTTTCGCCGAACAACCCATACCCGGCATCCGGCTTTACTTCTGCCGGCACCTGACGCCGGCATGCGTATGGCAGCCGGCGCTCATGAAGCACGCCAACGGCGCGCGCGCCGTTGCAGAGGTCGCCGCCCACGGACGCGATCCCGCGGCGCTGGCCGCCCGCTTCGCCGACGTGGCCGACGTCGTGGCGCAGCCGGCGGAAGGCGGCGAATGGATCGTCCCGCTGGGCCACGCGCGGCTGCGCATACGGCCGTCGGCCGGGCAGGGCGACGGCCTGGATACGCTGACGCTGGTGGACCGCGACGGTCGCGCCAGCGTGCTCGACACCGGCTTCTGA
- a CDS encoding GntR family transcriptional regulator, with product MALPRQSARTSAGLAELYDAVKTMAVRFDFKPGQRINEVELARQLNVSRTPLREVLNQLMVEGFVTRAVNRGFIGRPLDAKQIHSLYEFRAVLECGIVRAACERATDAQLDALQAAVEASRDVPEDTDAVRLLALDEQFHMSLARLTGNEEFVRSLESVNARIHFVRWIDMQQGRRSHTQAEHLRIVQALKARDDALLQELVSRHIGRRLDQITDVIRTGFSTIYMRDQLEDKA from the coding sequence ATGGCATTGCCCCGACAATCCGCCCGCACGTCCGCCGGCCTGGCCGAACTGTATGACGCCGTCAAGACCATGGCCGTCCGGTTCGATTTCAAGCCCGGCCAGCGCATCAACGAGGTGGAACTGGCGCGGCAACTCAACGTCAGCCGCACGCCTTTGCGCGAGGTACTGAACCAATTGATGGTGGAGGGCTTCGTCACCCGCGCCGTCAATCGCGGTTTCATCGGCCGGCCGCTGGATGCCAAGCAGATCCACAGCCTTTATGAATTCCGCGCGGTGCTGGAATGCGGCATCGTGCGTGCCGCCTGCGAGCGCGCGACGGACGCGCAGCTGGACGCCTTGCAGGCCGCCGTCGAAGCGTCGCGCGACGTCCCCGAAGACACCGACGCCGTGCGCCTGCTGGCGCTGGACGAGCAATTCCATATGTCGCTCGCACGGTTGACGGGCAACGAAGAGTTCGTGCGCAGCCTGGAAAGCGTCAATGCGCGCATTCACTTCGTTCGCTGGATCGACATGCAGCAAGGGCGGCGCAGCCATACGCAGGCCGAACACCTGCGCATCGTGCAGGCGCTGAAGGCGCGCGACGATGCCCTGTTGCAGGAACTGGTGTCGCGCCATATCGGCCGGCGCCTGGACCAGATCACCGACGTCATCCGTACGGGCTTTTCGACGATCTATATGCGGGACCAGCTCGAAGACAAGGCCTGA
- a CDS encoding Lrp/AsnC family transcriptional regulator, whose protein sequence is MDQTDIKILSLLQKDAGCSVAEVAEQVNLSVTPCWRRIQKLKEDGVIARNAVLLDPVALGLKLTVFVSIKTSQHSAKWTRRLIDAVQALPNVVEFHRMAGDIDYLLKVMVEDMAAYDRFYRRLIEAVDLLDVSASFSMEVIKSTTELPLDGL, encoded by the coding sequence ATGGATCAGACCGATATCAAGATCCTGAGCCTATTGCAGAAAGACGCCGGCTGTTCGGTCGCGGAAGTCGCCGAACAGGTCAATCTGTCGGTGACCCCGTGCTGGCGGCGCATCCAGAAATTGAAGGAGGACGGCGTCATCGCCCGCAACGCCGTGCTCCTGGACCCGGTTGCCCTGGGGCTCAAGCTGACGGTATTCGTCTCCATCAAGACCAGCCAGCACAGCGCCAAGTGGACGCGCCGCCTGATCGACGCGGTGCAGGCACTGCCCAATGTGGTCGAGTTCCACCGCATGGCGGGCGACATCGACTACCTGTTGAAGGTCATGGTCGAGGACATGGCCGCCTACGACCGCTTCTACCGCCGCCTGATCGAGGCCGTGGACCTGCTGGATGTCAGCGCCAGTTTTTCCATGGAAGTGATCAAAAGCACGACCGAGCTGCCCCTGGACGGGCTCTAG
- a CDS encoding gamma-glutamylcyclotransferase, producing the protein MSAVLSDEPAAPLQGACPVDGMRADAAAPLPDDFPGAWNGTDDLWVFAYGSLIWRPGFAWQERRLASIHGYHRSLCLWSRHHRGSDQAPGLVFGLDRGGCCRGVVFRIAAADVPVTVRALWEREMIGGAYTPRWLTCHSEQGPVSGLAFLLNRACADYAGDVAEERRLDIIRTAVGRSGACLEYVLETERALRAHGISDCRLGELVRRLLPAF; encoded by the coding sequence ATGTCCGCGGTTCTGTCCGACGAGCCCGCCGCGCCTCTCCAGGGCGCGTGCCCTGTCGACGGAATGCGCGCGGACGCCGCCGCGCCGCTGCCGGACGACTTTCCGGGGGCGTGGAACGGCACCGACGATCTCTGGGTCTTCGCTTACGGCTCGCTGATCTGGCGGCCCGGCTTCGCCTGGCAGGAACGCAGGCTGGCCAGCATCCACGGCTATCACCGTTCGCTGTGCCTGTGGTCGCGCCATCATCGCGGCTCGGACCAGGCGCCTGGCCTGGTGTTCGGCCTGGACCGCGGCGGCTGCTGCCGCGGCGTGGTGTTCCGCATTGCCGCGGCCGACGTCCCGGTCACCGTCCGCGCCCTGTGGGAGCGCGAAATGATAGGCGGCGCCTACACGCCCCGGTGGCTGACCTGCCATAGCGAGCAGGGCCCCGTCAGTGGGCTGGCCTTCCTGCTGAATCGCGCCTGCGCCGACTATGCCGGGGACGTGGCGGAGGAAAGGCGGCTGGATATCATCCGCACCGCCGTCGGGCGCTCCGGCGCCTGCCTGGAATATGTGCTGGAGACCGAGCGCGCGCTGCGCGCCCACGGTATCAGCGATTGCCGGCTGGGCGAACTGGTCCGCCGGCTGCT
- a CDS encoding molybdopterin-dependent oxidoreductase, with product MPPNVQRYPTLSHWGAYTAVVRDGRLVACEPFPHDPDPSPMIHTMPEMVHSPLRVARPAVREGWLRRRGTGTGRGSDRYVEVGWDVALKLVHEELARVRARHGAEAIFGGSYGWASAGRFHNAMSQTRRFLYAGGGCTDQVGNYSWGAAQFLLPHVIGTWQPLTGKVTDWNSVAAHTRLILAFGGMPLRNAQVIAGGAGAHTARDGLRRTVAAGARIVVISPSRGDMPADIAAEWIPIRPNTDAALMIGMAHVLLEDGRHDAAFLSRYCHGFERYAAYLRGAEDGQPKTAEWAAAICGVPADTIRRLARDAAACRSLVNCTWSLQRAHHGEQPYWACIALAAMLGQIGLPGGGFSFGLGSINSAGNPRIDAAVPEFHEGRNPAGRSIPVARIADMLLHPGATYPFNGKEYRYPDVRLVYWAGGNPFHHHQDLNRLHAAWQRPETIVVHETWWTPTARRADIVLPTTTTLEREDIGASSRDRYVFAMHRALPPQGQSRDDYEIYRELAALGGYEAAYTEGRDARQWLAHMYAGMRARWAQDPALPPAPDFEAFWRQGYLALPAPDRDFVLFEDFRRDPLAHRLHTPSGRIELYSERIAGFGYEDCPGHPAWLPPAEWLGADAARHSPLHLISSQPARRLHSQLDPARLAGARKIHGREPVRIHPDDAAARGIGDGEPVRIHNARGACLAGAVLDAGVMRGVLVMSTGAWFDADDATLERHGNPNVLTPDIGTSRLAQGSSALSTLVDIEPWTGALPSLRAYEVPVAPDA from the coding sequence ATGCCGCCGAACGTCCAACGCTATCCCACGCTGTCGCACTGGGGCGCCTATACCGCCGTGGTGCGCGACGGCAGGCTGGTCGCCTGCGAGCCCTTCCCGCACGATCCCGATCCGTCGCCCATGATCCACACCATGCCCGAAATGGTGCACTCCCCGCTGCGCGTCGCGCGGCCGGCGGTACGCGAGGGCTGGTTGCGCCGCCGCGGGACGGGGACGGGCCGGGGCAGCGACCGCTATGTGGAGGTCGGCTGGGACGTGGCCTTGAAGCTCGTGCATGAAGAACTGGCGCGCGTGCGGGCCCGACACGGCGCGGAGGCGATCTTCGGTGGATCCTATGGGTGGGCGTCCGCGGGCCGCTTCCACAATGCCATGAGCCAGACGCGGCGCTTCCTGTACGCAGGCGGCGGCTGCACCGACCAGGTCGGCAACTACAGCTGGGGCGCCGCGCAATTCCTGCTGCCGCACGTCATCGGCACGTGGCAGCCGCTGACCGGCAAGGTCACGGACTGGAACAGCGTGGCCGCCCACACCCGCCTGATCCTGGCATTCGGCGGCATGCCGCTGCGCAACGCCCAGGTCATCGCCGGCGGCGCCGGCGCGCATACGGCGCGCGACGGGCTGCGCCGCACGGTGGCGGCGGGGGCGCGTATTGTCGTCATCTCGCCGTCGCGCGGGGACATGCCCGCCGACATCGCCGCGGAATGGATACCCATACGGCCCAATACCGATGCGGCCTTGATGATAGGGATGGCCCATGTGCTGCTGGAGGACGGGCGCCACGATGCCGCCTTCCTGTCCCGCTACTGCCACGGGTTCGAACGCTATGCCGCCTACCTGCGCGGCGCGGAAGACGGGCAGCCGAAGACGGCCGAGTGGGCGGCCGCCATCTGCGGCGTGCCGGCGGACACGATACGCCGGCTGGCGCGCGACGCCGCCGCCTGCCGTTCGCTGGTGAACTGCACGTGGTCGCTGCAGCGCGCGCATCACGGCGAGCAACCGTATTGGGCCTGCATTGCTCTGGCCGCCATGCTCGGCCAGATCGGCCTGCCGGGCGGCGGCTTCAGCTTCGGGCTGGGGTCCATCAACAGCGCCGGCAATCCGCGCATCGACGCGGCCGTGCCGGAGTTCCACGAAGGCAGGAACCCCGCGGGCCGCTCGATACCGGTGGCCCGTATCGCCGACATGCTGCTGCATCCCGGCGCAACCTACCCGTTCAACGGCAAGGAATACCGTTATCCGGATGTGCGCCTGGTCTACTGGGCAGGCGGCAATCCCTTCCATCACCATCAGGACCTGAACCGGCTGCACGCGGCATGGCAACGGCCCGAGACCATCGTGGTCCACGAGACCTGGTGGACGCCCACGGCCCGGCGCGCCGACATCGTCCTGCCCACGACCACCACCCTGGAGCGCGAGGACATCGGGGCCTCCTCGCGCGACCGCTATGTGTTCGCCATGCATCGCGCCTTGCCGCCGCAGGGACAGAGCCGGGATGACTACGAGATCTACCGCGAACTGGCGGCCCTGGGCGGCTACGAGGCCGCCTACACGGAAGGCCGGGACGCACGGCAATGGCTGGCGCATATGTACGCCGGCATGCGCGCGCGCTGGGCGCAAGACCCGGCCCTGCCGCCAGCGCCCGACTTCGAGGCGTTCTGGCGCCAGGGATACCTGGCCTTGCCCGCGCCGGACCGCGACTTCGTGCTGTTCGAGGACTTCCGGCGCGATCCGCTGGCGCACCGCCTGCACACGCCGTCCGGCCGCATCGAGCTGTATTCCGAGCGCATCGCCGGCTTCGGCTACGAGGATTGCCCCGGCCATCCGGCCTGGCTGCCACCGGCGGAATGGCTGGGGGCGGACGCCGCGCGCCATAGCCCGCTACACCTGATCAGCAGCCAGCCCGCGCGCCGCCTGCATTCGCAGCTGGACCCGGCGCGCCTGGCCGGCGCCCGCAAAATCCACGGACGCGAGCCGGTGCGCATACATCCCGACGACGCGGCCGCGCGCGGCATAGGCGACGGCGAACCGGTGCGTATCCATAATGCGCGCGGCGCCTGCCTGGCCGGCGCCGTCCTGGATGCGGGCGTCATGCGCGGCGTCCTGGTGATGTCCACGGGGGCGTGGTTCGACGCCGATGACGCCACGCTGGAACGGCATGGCAACCCCAATGTGCTGACGCCGGACATCGGCACATCCCGCCTTGCGCAGGGTAGCAGCGCGCTGTCCACGCTGGTGGACATCGAACCCTGGACCGGCGCCCTGCCATCGTTGCGGGCCTACGAAGTACCCGTGGCCCCGGATGCGTGA